A single Triticum dicoccoides isolate Atlit2015 ecotype Zavitan chromosome 2A, WEW_v2.0, whole genome shotgun sequence DNA region contains:
- the LOC119355974 gene encoding ATP-dependent helicase upf1-like isoform X2, translating to MTRKKKGARGRRPRREAGDEWWPRRYADQEWPHLVDMVLSWRLEDVMDEGLFKDKLKMIPSIFNDIKSYLGSYTSPLLEELRADMSSSLEAISTESFVKVAWIEQTKYSAVYNIAFEDSQNTKSCNKPESNGRSVGDIIILSDVKPENTSDITCNGRPYCIAFITDGADEDDDSPPASYAVTASGKIDAADEVSEDGKRSPLFAAHLLNIVTYIRIWRCLDYTTVRRNPNLIQEMVHYPLVANILPKNTKGVASVDSMEIWSELSTMNLNNSQNDAILNCISAMLSNSSSSVSLIWGPPGTGKTKTITVLLWLMRKQKHGTLTCAPTNLAVKQVASCFLRLSKENPLDTSCLGDVLLFGNKHRMCVEDDLKEIYLHDRVRKLLVCFAPLTGWRHCLSSMYDFLENGYSQYLRYSEEQKEENKPSFLHYTRKKLDVIYPELRRCFKQLLFHVPKSCILEVNYNNIISLLELLEDFNTLQRKTTGIEIKEVFLYKDVPRKSSMGFLPKTVITIGKTRIKCLELLKMLLSCLKLPITSSKRTIREFCMESASIIFCTVSSSSKVTSNKKLELLVVDEAAQLKECETLIPLRLPALKHAILIGDECQLPATVVSKVCKDALFGRSLFARLSSLGHEKYLLNMQYRMHPSISIFPNSSFYGGQLLDAPSVMQKEHQKKYLPGSMFGTYSFFNIEDSWEDVDELDHSRKNVVEVTIIQEILQNLRRACSKTMKKVTVGVICPYSAQVLAIQEKLRKMKFGPLSVKISSVDGFQGGEEDIIILSTVRSNSDGVVGFVSDRQRTNVALTRARHCLWILGNAATLSRSGSIWADLVRNAKERQCFFNAKSDGAISRVIAKHESELSSVKDKSVTPLQVIDNTVRAPSRTRKGRKRQRQPSLKCGPSDAGSRQQGGVASGSDPHRRKDKGIAEDLTASFSNLRLR from the exons ATGACCAGGAAGAAGAAGGGCGCCCGCGGTCGTCGGCCGAGGAGGGAAGCCGGCGACGAATGGTGGCCCAGGAGGTACGCCGACCAGGAGTGGCCGCACCTCGTCGACATGGTGCTGTCTTGGCGCCTCGAGGACGTCATGGACGAGGGTCTCTTCAAGGACAAG CTGAAAATGATACCGTCCAtattcaatgatatcaagagctactTAGGATCCTACACATCTCcactgttggaggagttgcgagctGACATGTCGTCCAGCTTGGAAGCCATCTCCACCGAGTCTTTTGTCAAAGTAGCATGGATCGAGCAAACAAAATATAGTGCAGTTTATAACATTGCTTTTGAGGATTCTCAGAATACAAAGTCTTGCAACAAACCTGAAAGCAATGGCCGAAGTGTTGGTGATATCATTATCCTGTCTGATGTGAAGCCAGAAAACACATCTGATATTACTTGCAATGGGAGGCCGTACTGTATTGCCTTCATtactgatggagcggatgaagatgaCGATTCACCTCCAGCCAGCTATGCAGTAACAGCATCAGGAAAAATTGATGCTGCAGACGAGGTCAGTGAAGATGGGAAGAGGAGCCCACTTTTTGCAGCTCATTTGCTGAATATCGTGACCTACATCCGCATATGGCGCTGCCTTGACTACACAACAGTCAGGAGAAACCCAAACCTCATACAGGAGATGGTACACTATCCACTG GTTGCAAATATTCTCCCAAAAAATACAAAGGGTGTTGCTTCAGTCGACAGCATGGAAATATGGAGTGAATTGTCTACAATGAATCTTAACAACTCACAAAATGATGCCATCCTGAACTGCATTTCAGCAATGCtctccaacagcagcagcagtgtaAGCCTTATCTGGGGACCTCCTGGCACAGGAAAGACTAAAACAATCACTGTACTCTTGTGGTTAATGAGGAAACAGAAACATGGTACACTTACATGTGCACCGACAAACCTTGCTGTTAAACAAGTTGCTTCATGTTTCTTAAGGTTGAGCAAAGAGAACCCTCTGGATACAAGTTGCTTAGGAGATGTTCTGTTGTTTGGCAATAAACATCGCATGTGTGTTGAAGATGATCTGAAAGAGATTTACTTACATGATCGTGTAAGGAAGCTTCTTGTTTGCTTTGCACCATTGACTGGATGGAGACATTGTCTGTCTTCCATGTACGATTTTCTTGAGAATGGTTACTCCCAGTACCTTCGATAttctgaagaacaaaaggaggagaaTAAACCTTCCTTTTTGCATTACACCAGGAAAAAACTTGATGTTATTTATCCTGAGCTACGAAGATGTTTCAAACAGCTACTATTCCATGTCCCAAAATCTTGTATTTTGGAGGTGAATTACAATAACATCATTTCACTTCTCGAACTGCTTGAAGATTTCAATACACTCCAGAGGAAAACTACCGGGATTGAGATAAAGGAAGTTTTCTTGTATAAAGATGTTCCAAGGAAATCCAGCATGGGCTTTCTTCCCAAGACAGTGATAACCATCGGCAAAACCAGAATTAAATGCCTTGAGCTGCTAAAGATGCTATTAAGTTGCTTGAAACTTCCTATAACATCCTCCAAACGCACCATCCGAGAATTCTGTATGGAAAGTGCCAGCATAATTTTCTGCACTGTTTCTAGCTCTTCCAAAGTAACAAGCAATAAAAAACTAGAGTTGCTTGTTGTCGATGAGGCTGCTCAGTTGAAAGAATGTGAAACATTGATCCCTTTGCGTTTGCCTGCATTGAAGCATGCTATCCTCATTGGTGATGAGTGTCAACTACCAGCAACAGTTGTTAGTAAG GTTTGCAAGGATGCATTATTTGGGAGAAGTCTCTTTGCGAGGTTGAGTTCACTGGGGCATGAAAAGTATCTGCTTAACATGCAATACAGAATGCATCCATCCATTAGCATTTTTCCAAACAGCAGCTTCTATGGCGGGCAACTCTTGGATGCTCCTAGTGTCATGCAAAAAGAACACCAAAAGAAGTATCTTCCAGGTTCTATGTTTGGTACTTACTCTTTCTTCAATATTGAAGATAGTTGGGAGGATGTCGATGAACTTGATCATAGCAGGAAGAACGTGGTTGAAGTTACCATTATCCAGGAAATCTTGCAAAATCTCCGAAGAG CTTGTTCTAAGACTATGAAGAAGGTCACAGTTGGTGTCATATGCCCATACTCTGctcaagttctagcaattcaagaaAAACTGAGGAAAATGAAGTTTGGCCCCTTGTCAGTAAAAATTAGTTCTGTTGATGGCTTCCAAGGTGGCGAGGAAGACATAATCATTTTATCAACTGTCAGGTCCAACTCTGATGGGGTGGTAGGGTTTGTTTCAGACCGACAACGTACAAACGTAGCTTTGACAAGAGCAAG ACATTGCCTTTGGATTTTGGGAAATGCTGCAACCCTATCCAGGAGTGGTTCTATCTGGGCAGATCTAGTGCGCAATGCCAAGGAACGGCAGTGTTTCTTCAATGCAAAAAGTGATGGGGCTATTTCTCGTGTGATTGCTAAGCATGAGAGTGAGCTCAGTTCAGTTAAAGACAAAAGTGTTACACCTTTACAAGTTATAGATAACACTGTTCGG GCACCATCTCGAACTCGAAAGGGGCGGAAacgtcaacgacagccttctttgaAATGTGGTCCATCTGATGCTGGGAGTCGTCAACAAGGCGGTGTCGCTTCCGGTTCTGATCCGCATCGCCGAAAGGATAAAGGGATCGCCGAAGATCTCACTGCTTCCTTCAGCAATCTTAGACTGCGTTGA
- the LOC119355974 gene encoding regulator of nonsense transcripts 1 homolog isoform X1 translates to MTRKKKGARGRRPRREAGDEWWPRRYADQEWPHLVDMVLSWRLEDVMDEGLFKDKLKMIPSIFNDIKSYLGSYTSPLLEELRADMSSSLEAISTESFVKVAWIEQTKYSAVYNIAFEDSQNTKSCNKPESNGRSVGDIIILSDVKPENTSDITCNGRPYCIAFITDGADEDDDSPPASYAVTASGKIDAADEVSEDGKRSPLFAAHLLNIVTYIRIWRCLDYTTVRRNPNLIQEMVHYPLVANILPKNTKGVASVDSMEIWSELSTMNLNNSQNDAILNCISAMLSNSSSSVSLIWGPPGTGKTKTITVLLWLMRKQKHGTLTCAPTNLAVKQVASCFLRLSKENPLDTSCLGDVLLFGNKHRMCVEDDLKEIYLHDRVRKLLVCFAPLTGWRHCLSSMYDFLENGYSQYLRYSEEQKEENKPSFLHYTRKKLDVIYPELRRCFKQLLFHVPKSCILEVNYNNIISLLELLEDFNTLQRKTTGIEIKEVFLYKDVPRKSSMGFLPKTVITIGKTRIKCLELLKMLLSCLKLPITSSKRTIREFCMESASIIFCTVSSSSKVTSNKKLELLVVDEAAQLKECETLIPLRLPALKHAILIGDECQLPATVVSKVCKDALFGRSLFARLSSLGHEKYLLNMQYRMHPSISIFPNSSFYGGQLLDAPSVMQKEHQKKYLPGSMFGTYSFFNIEDSWEDVDELDHSRKNVVEVTIIQEILQNLRRACSKTMKKVTVGVICPYSAQVLAIQEKLRKMKFGPLSVKISSVDGFQGGEEDIIILSTVRSNSDGVVGFVSDRQRTNVALTRARHCLWILGNAATLSRSGSIWADLVRNAKERQCFFNAKSDGAISRVIAKHESELSSVKDKSVTPLQVIDNTVRAQAPSRTRKGRKRQRQPSLKCGPSDAGSRQQGGVASGSDPHRRKDKGIAEDLTASFSNLRLR, encoded by the exons ATGACCAGGAAGAAGAAGGGCGCCCGCGGTCGTCGGCCGAGGAGGGAAGCCGGCGACGAATGGTGGCCCAGGAGGTACGCCGACCAGGAGTGGCCGCACCTCGTCGACATGGTGCTGTCTTGGCGCCTCGAGGACGTCATGGACGAGGGTCTCTTCAAGGACAAG CTGAAAATGATACCGTCCAtattcaatgatatcaagagctactTAGGATCCTACACATCTCcactgttggaggagttgcgagctGACATGTCGTCCAGCTTGGAAGCCATCTCCACCGAGTCTTTTGTCAAAGTAGCATGGATCGAGCAAACAAAATATAGTGCAGTTTATAACATTGCTTTTGAGGATTCTCAGAATACAAAGTCTTGCAACAAACCTGAAAGCAATGGCCGAAGTGTTGGTGATATCATTATCCTGTCTGATGTGAAGCCAGAAAACACATCTGATATTACTTGCAATGGGAGGCCGTACTGTATTGCCTTCATtactgatggagcggatgaagatgaCGATTCACCTCCAGCCAGCTATGCAGTAACAGCATCAGGAAAAATTGATGCTGCAGACGAGGTCAGTGAAGATGGGAAGAGGAGCCCACTTTTTGCAGCTCATTTGCTGAATATCGTGACCTACATCCGCATATGGCGCTGCCTTGACTACACAACAGTCAGGAGAAACCCAAACCTCATACAGGAGATGGTACACTATCCACTG GTTGCAAATATTCTCCCAAAAAATACAAAGGGTGTTGCTTCAGTCGACAGCATGGAAATATGGAGTGAATTGTCTACAATGAATCTTAACAACTCACAAAATGATGCCATCCTGAACTGCATTTCAGCAATGCtctccaacagcagcagcagtgtaAGCCTTATCTGGGGACCTCCTGGCACAGGAAAGACTAAAACAATCACTGTACTCTTGTGGTTAATGAGGAAACAGAAACATGGTACACTTACATGTGCACCGACAAACCTTGCTGTTAAACAAGTTGCTTCATGTTTCTTAAGGTTGAGCAAAGAGAACCCTCTGGATACAAGTTGCTTAGGAGATGTTCTGTTGTTTGGCAATAAACATCGCATGTGTGTTGAAGATGATCTGAAAGAGATTTACTTACATGATCGTGTAAGGAAGCTTCTTGTTTGCTTTGCACCATTGACTGGATGGAGACATTGTCTGTCTTCCATGTACGATTTTCTTGAGAATGGTTACTCCCAGTACCTTCGATAttctgaagaacaaaaggaggagaaTAAACCTTCCTTTTTGCATTACACCAGGAAAAAACTTGATGTTATTTATCCTGAGCTACGAAGATGTTTCAAACAGCTACTATTCCATGTCCCAAAATCTTGTATTTTGGAGGTGAATTACAATAACATCATTTCACTTCTCGAACTGCTTGAAGATTTCAATACACTCCAGAGGAAAACTACCGGGATTGAGATAAAGGAAGTTTTCTTGTATAAAGATGTTCCAAGGAAATCCAGCATGGGCTTTCTTCCCAAGACAGTGATAACCATCGGCAAAACCAGAATTAAATGCCTTGAGCTGCTAAAGATGCTATTAAGTTGCTTGAAACTTCCTATAACATCCTCCAAACGCACCATCCGAGAATTCTGTATGGAAAGTGCCAGCATAATTTTCTGCACTGTTTCTAGCTCTTCCAAAGTAACAAGCAATAAAAAACTAGAGTTGCTTGTTGTCGATGAGGCTGCTCAGTTGAAAGAATGTGAAACATTGATCCCTTTGCGTTTGCCTGCATTGAAGCATGCTATCCTCATTGGTGATGAGTGTCAACTACCAGCAACAGTTGTTAGTAAG GTTTGCAAGGATGCATTATTTGGGAGAAGTCTCTTTGCGAGGTTGAGTTCACTGGGGCATGAAAAGTATCTGCTTAACATGCAATACAGAATGCATCCATCCATTAGCATTTTTCCAAACAGCAGCTTCTATGGCGGGCAACTCTTGGATGCTCCTAGTGTCATGCAAAAAGAACACCAAAAGAAGTATCTTCCAGGTTCTATGTTTGGTACTTACTCTTTCTTCAATATTGAAGATAGTTGGGAGGATGTCGATGAACTTGATCATAGCAGGAAGAACGTGGTTGAAGTTACCATTATCCAGGAAATCTTGCAAAATCTCCGAAGAG CTTGTTCTAAGACTATGAAGAAGGTCACAGTTGGTGTCATATGCCCATACTCTGctcaagttctagcaattcaagaaAAACTGAGGAAAATGAAGTTTGGCCCCTTGTCAGTAAAAATTAGTTCTGTTGATGGCTTCCAAGGTGGCGAGGAAGACATAATCATTTTATCAACTGTCAGGTCCAACTCTGATGGGGTGGTAGGGTTTGTTTCAGACCGACAACGTACAAACGTAGCTTTGACAAGAGCAAG ACATTGCCTTTGGATTTTGGGAAATGCTGCAACCCTATCCAGGAGTGGTTCTATCTGGGCAGATCTAGTGCGCAATGCCAAGGAACGGCAGTGTTTCTTCAATGCAAAAAGTGATGGGGCTATTTCTCGTGTGATTGCTAAGCATGAGAGTGAGCTCAGTTCAGTTAAAGACAAAAGTGTTACACCTTTACAAGTTATAGATAACACTGTTCGG GCTCAGGCACCATCTCGAACTCGAAAGGGGCGGAAacgtcaacgacagccttctttgaAATGTGGTCCATCTGATGCTGGGAGTCGTCAACAAGGCGGTGTCGCTTCCGGTTCTGATCCGCATCGCCGAAAGGATAAAGGGATCGCCGAAGATCTCACTGCTTCCTTCAGCAATCTTAGACTGCGTTGA